A window of the Brassica oleracea var. oleracea cultivar TO1000 chromosome C1, BOL, whole genome shotgun sequence genome harbors these coding sequences:
- the LOC106329038 gene encoding kinesin-like protein FRA1, whose protein sequence is MKSTEPVRVAVNIRPLKGCTDCITVTPDEPQVHIGSHTFMYDFVFGNAGLHSSQIYHRCVAPLVEDLFKGYNATVLAYGQTASGKTYTMGMGTNCGTNEGIIPKVMEDVFTRVEAVKSQIRVSFLEIYNEEIYGLLASNPSRAPIIIRETASGEITLQGVTEVDVKTKEEMSSYLARGSFTRASGSTNMNIQSSRSHAVFTISLQITTAEEILCAKLRLVDLAGSERANRTGADGMRLKEGRHINSSLLALRNVISLLGDERKRKKGGHVPYRVSKLTRLLQDSLGGKSKTVMIACVSPAISDVEETLNTLRYANCARNIKNQAVVQKQKTSAPSFMFNELTPSKSEAKNKAVVQKHKPSVPSFDYDAMFKELTPSKSESLPVYDKPVYDEDVFEAITELQYNEDVFEAISELQIPSTSQPDDVSSSSSPSEFRKHNTSSLDVSPKKTESKQEDKCQNKPMEIIYLTDDEAEVQEKCFIDLTTDEEAEDQEKQIIDLTTAECHLELKELNKRLEEKEAEIRGYEEKVQLEKDKRALQRDIEGLRQKLAS, encoded by the exons ATGAAGAGCACAGAGCCCGTTAGGGTTGCCGTCAACATACGGCCCTTGAAGGGATGCACCGATTGCATCACCGTCACACCTGATGAGCCACAG GTTCACATAGGATCTCATACTTTTATGTATGATTTTGTATTTGGAAACGCTGGCTTACATTCTTCTCAGATCTACCACCGCTGCGTTGCTCCTCTTGTGGAAGATCTCTTCAAAGGGTACAATGCAACCGTTCTTGCTTACGGCCAG ACTGCTTCAGGAAAAACATACACCATGGGCATGGGTACTAACTGTGGAACAAATGAAGGCATAATACCAAAAGTGATGGAAGATGTATTTACTAGAGTGGAGGCAGTCAAATCTCAGATACGAGTATCTTTTCTTGAG ATTTATAATGAAGAGATATACGGTTTGCTTGCCTCAAACCCGTCAAGAGCTCCAATTATAATCAGAGAAACTGCTAGTGGAGAGATAACTTTGCAAGGCGTTACTGAGGTAGACGTGAAGACTAAAGAGGAGATGAGCTCGTATCTAGCACGAGGCTCTTTCACTCGTGCTAGTGGCAGCACAAACATGAATATACAATCAAG CCGTTCACATGCTGTCTTCACAATATCTCTGCAAATCACAACAGCTGAAGAAATACTGTGTGCAAAGCTTCGTCTAGTTGACTTAGCAGGGTCAGAGCGTGCCAACCGAACAGGAGCTGACGGGATGCGATTAAAAGAAGGCCGCCACATCAACAGTAGTCTTCTAGCTCTGAGGAATGTGATCAGTCTACTAGGAGATGAGAGAAAGAGAAAGAAAGGAGGTCACGTTCCTTACCGCGTTAGCAAGTTAACTCGCTTGCTTCAG GATTCTCTTGGAGGCAAGAGCAAAACCGTGATGATTG CTTGTGTAAGCCCAGCAATTTCAGATGTCGAGGAGACACTGAATACGCTGAGGTATGCAAATTGTGCTCGAAATATTAAGAACCAAGCAGTGGTACAGAAGCAGAAGACGTCTGCACCATCCTTTATGTTCAACGAGCTCACACCATCAAAATCGGAGGCAAAGAACAAAGCAGTGGTACAGAAGCATAAGCCGTCTGTACCATCATTTGACTATGATGCTATGTTCAAGGAGCTCACACCATCGAAATCGGAGTCTTTGCCGGTCTATGACAAGCCTGTGTACGATGAGGATGTCTTTGAAGCTATCACTGAGCTTCAGTACAATGAGGATGTCTTTGAAGCTATCTCTGAGCTTCAAATCCCATCTACTTCTCAACCAGATGATGTTTCTTCTTCCTCGTCACCTTCAGAGTTTAGAAAACATAACACTTCTTCTTTGGATGTTTCTCCCAAGAAGACAGAGAGTAAGCAAGAAGATAAGTGTCAAAACAAACCAATGGAGATCATTTATCTCACTGATGATGAAGCTGAAGTTCAAGAAAAGTGCTTCATTGATCTCACGACTGATGAAGAAGCTGAAGATCAAGAAAAACAAATCATCGATCTCACGACTGCTGAGTGTCACTTAGAGCTAAAGGAACTGAACAAGAGACTTGAAGAAAAGGAG GCTGAAATACGAGGATACGAGGAAAAGGTTCAACTAGAAAAGGATAAAAGAGCTTTGCAG AGAGATATTGAAGGTTTAAGACAGAAGCTTGCTAGCTGA